In Janthinobacterium sp. J1-1, a single genomic region encodes these proteins:
- the egtD gene encoding L-histidine N(alpha)-methyltransferase yields the protein MTKTFAPPSTDLRQPATAPLLKAAATPATIAEVAQGLLAPSAWTSPKYLYDALGSKLFEAICVLPEYYPTRTEAAIFARHGADMAQAVGPGSTLVDLGAGNCAKAASLFPLLQPAQYVAIDISYDFLSESLGRLQQRFPAIDMLGLGLDFFSGLELPASVRDSKRLFFYPGSSIGNFTPDQAIAFLREVRASAGPDGGLLIGVDLIKDDAVLDAAYDDALGVTAAFNLNMLRHLNCLMGADFDVRQWRHHGFFNPRESRVEMHLEARSEQLVRWQGGQRRFAKGECIHTEDSYKYTRASFVGLLEQAGFATAQVWTDEQNWFAVIHARAIRD from the coding sequence ATGACCAAGACCTTTGCGCCGCCATCGACAGATCTTCGCCAGCCCGCCACCGCCCCCCTTTTGAAGGCGGCAGCCACTCCTGCAACGATAGCCGAGGTGGCGCAAGGCCTGCTGGCGCCATCCGCCTGGACCTCGCCCAAGTACTTGTACGATGCGCTGGGTTCCAAATTGTTTGAAGCCATCTGCGTCTTGCCCGAGTACTATCCGACGCGCACCGAGGCCGCCATCTTTGCCCGTCACGGCGCCGACATGGCGCAAGCCGTGGGGCCGGGCAGCACCCTGGTCGACCTGGGCGCCGGCAATTGCGCCAAGGCCGCCAGCCTGTTCCCGCTGTTACAGCCGGCGCAGTACGTGGCCATTGATATCTCGTATGATTTTCTCAGCGAATCGCTGGGCCGGCTGCAGCAGCGCTTTCCGGCGATCGACATGCTGGGCCTGGGGCTGGACTTTTTCAGCGGCCTGGAGCTGCCCGCGTCGGTGCGCGACAGCAAGCGGCTGTTTTTCTATCCCGGTTCCTCGATCGGCAATTTCACGCCGGACCAGGCCATCGCCTTTTTGCGCGAGGTGCGCGCCAGCGCCGGCCCCGACGGCGGCTTGCTGATTGGCGTCGACCTGATCAAGGACGATGCCGTGCTCGACGCCGCCTACGATGACGCGCTGGGCGTCACGGCCGCGTTCAACCTGAACATGCTGCGCCACCTGAACTGCTTGATGGGCGCCGATTTCGACGTGCGGCAATGGCGGCACCACGGCTTTTTCAATCCCCGCGAGAGCCGCGTCGAGATGCACCTGGAAGCGCGCAGCGAGCAGCTGGTGCGCTGGCAGGGCGGCCAGCGGCGCTTTGCCAAGGGCGAATGCATCCACACGGAAGACAGTTATAAATATACGCGGGCCAGTTTTGTCGGGCTGCTGGAACAGGCCGGCTTTGCCACCGCCCAGGTCTGGACCGATGAGCAGAACTGGTTTGCCGTGATCCACGCGCGCGCCATCCGCGACTAA
- the egtB gene encoding ergothioneine biosynthesis protein EgtB, translated as MHAAHSQAQAASHPLLEHYQRVRQHSLQLAAPLSDEDCGAQSMPDASPVKWHLAHTTWFFETFILETLEDGFAPFHPAFRVLFNSYYNGIGDKHPRAQRGLLTRPGMAQVRAYRADVDARMARLMDGGLAPAQQERLAMLLTLGLEHEQQHQELLLTDVKHLLAQSALFPAYLDAPSARAVAAPSGKAGWIAFDGGLSEIGYAGEGFCFDNELPRHQQFVAPFELASSLVTNGEYLAFIEAGGYRNASLWLAEGWDWVRSQGLACPLYWQQDGSGNWLEFTLHGLQPLDMERPATHLSLFEADAYAHWAGARLPTEAEWELAAHGVPMQCGQLHPAAAVPGAGLRQLFGHCWQWTSSSYAPYPGYRTAPGALGEYNGKFMLNQYVLRGSSCATPAGHARASYRNFFPAGARWQFTGIRLARQVD; from the coding sequence ATGCACGCCGCCCATAGCCAGGCCCAAGCCGCCAGCCATCCCTTGCTGGAACACTACCAGCGCGTGCGCCAGCACTCGCTGCAGCTGGCCGCGCCGCTGTCCGACGAGGATTGCGGCGCGCAGTCGATGCCCGACGCCAGCCCCGTGAAATGGCATCTGGCCCATACCACCTGGTTTTTCGAGACGTTTATCCTGGAAACGCTGGAAGACGGCTTTGCGCCGTTCCACCCGGCCTTCCGGGTGCTGTTCAATTCCTATTACAACGGCATCGGCGACAAGCACCCGCGTGCCCAGCGCGGCTTGCTGACACGGCCCGGCATGGCGCAGGTGCGCGCCTACCGCGCCGACGTCGACGCACGCATGGCGCGCCTGATGGACGGCGGCCTGGCCCCGGCGCAGCAGGAACGCCTGGCCATGCTGCTGACCCTGGGTCTGGAACACGAACAGCAGCACCAGGAGCTGTTGCTGACCGACGTCAAGCACCTGCTGGCGCAAAGCGCGCTGTTTCCCGCTTATCTGGACGCGCCTTCCGCGCGCGCGGTGGCGGCACCAAGCGGCAAGGCGGGCTGGATCGCGTTTGACGGCGGCTTGAGCGAGATCGGTTACGCGGGCGAGGGCTTTTGCTTCGACAATGAATTGCCGCGTCACCAGCAATTCGTCGCCCCGTTCGAGCTCGCCTCCAGCCTGGTCACCAACGGCGAATACCTGGCCTTTATCGAGGCCGGTGGCTACCGCAATGCCAGCCTGTGGCTGGCCGAGGGCTGGGACTGGGTGCGTAGCCAGGGCCTGGCATGCCCGCTGTACTGGCAGCAGGACGGCTCGGGCAACTGGCTGGAATTTACCCTGCATGGCCTGCAGCCACTGGATATGGAGCGGCCGGCCACCCACCTGTCGCTGTTCGAAGCGGACGCCTACGCCCACTGGGCCGGCGCGCGCCTGCCGACGGAGGCGGAGTGGGAGCTGGCGGCGCACGGCGTGCCGATGCAGTGCGGCCAGCTGCATCCGGCCGCGGCGGTGCCCGGCGCCGGCTTGCGCCAACTGTTCGGCCACTGCTGGCAATGGACCAGCAGCAGCTATGCGCCGTATCCCGGCTACCGCACGGCGCCTGGCGCGCTCGGTGAATACAACGGCAAGTTCATGCTGAACCAGTATGTGCTGCGCGGCTCGTCCTGCGCCACGCCGGCCGGCCATGCGCGCGCCAGCTACCGCAATTTCTTCCCGGCCGGCGCGCGCTGGCAATTTACAGGCATACGCCTGGCGCGCCAGGTCGACTGA
- a CDS encoding methyl-accepting chemotaxis protein, translated as MKLTDMKIGARLGAGFGMVLLLMVVLIATGLLRLDKIGALSEFIIQSDWAKADAIATIRSTTRSNAALVLELFIHEDGAHSNAIHAEIDANKITITKSLEVLDQLVHTPKGLSLLATLKQQRKAYVASFSQADKLLMAGQREAAAEHVRKDTLPALASLQATVNTLNDLQRGMVLQGGEQIQQNISLANIMMSGLGAAAVLLGVLFARYVTRSITAPLAYALTVARAVAAGDLSSKIVADGKDETGQLLQALREMNDNLAALVGQVRGGTGAIAVASSEIASGNADLSARTEAQASALEETASSMIEMTGTVRSNSDNARQADQLARSAAAVAQRGGTAMAQVIGTMDAINSSSKKIVDIIGVIDGIAFQTNILALNAAVEAARAGEQGRGFAVVATEVRNLAQRSSAAAREIKALIADSVSQVDQGARLVSQAGSTMDEVVASVGRVSAIVGEISTANHEQSEGIEQINAAIMQMDQTTQQNAALVEQAAAAAAAMHDQAGELETLVSQFKLDQQQTGRRQLALV; from the coding sequence ATGAAATTGACGGACATGAAGATAGGCGCACGGCTGGGCGCGGGTTTTGGCATGGTATTGCTGCTGATGGTGGTGCTGATCGCCACCGGCCTGTTGCGACTCGACAAGATAGGCGCGCTCAGCGAGTTCATTATCCAGAGCGACTGGGCCAAGGCCGATGCCATCGCCACCATCCGCAGCACCACGCGCTCGAACGCGGCGCTGGTGCTGGAGCTGTTCATCCATGAGGATGGGGCCCACTCGAACGCCATCCACGCCGAGATCGACGCCAATAAAATCACCATCACCAAATCGCTGGAGGTGCTCGACCAACTGGTGCACACGCCCAAAGGCCTGAGCCTGCTGGCCACCCTGAAGCAGCAGCGCAAGGCTTATGTCGCCTCCTTCAGCCAGGCCGACAAGCTGCTGATGGCCGGCCAGCGCGAAGCGGCCGCCGAGCATGTGCGCAAGGATACCCTGCCGGCCCTGGCCAGCCTGCAAGCGACCGTCAATACCCTCAATGACCTGCAGCGCGGCATGGTGCTGCAAGGCGGCGAACAGATCCAGCAAAACATTTCGCTGGCCAATATCATGATGTCCGGCCTGGGCGCGGCCGCCGTGCTGCTGGGCGTGCTGTTTGCCAGGTATGTGACGCGCTCGATCACCGCCCCGCTGGCGTATGCATTGACCGTGGCGCGCGCGGTGGCGGCGGGCGACCTGAGCAGCAAGATCGTGGCCGATGGCAAGGATGAAACGGGGCAGCTGCTGCAGGCGCTGCGCGAGATGAACGACAACCTGGCCGCACTGGTGGGGCAGGTACGCGGCGGCACCGGTGCGATTGCCGTGGCGTCGAGCGAAATTGCCAGCGGCAATGCCGACCTGTCGGCCCGCACCGAAGCCCAGGCCAGTGCTCTGGAAGAGACCGCTTCGTCGATGATCGAGATGACGGGCACCGTGCGCAGCAACAGCGACAACGCGCGCCAGGCCGACCAGCTGGCCCGCTCCGCCGCCGCAGTGGCGCAGCGCGGCGGCACCGCCATGGCGCAGGTGATCGGCACCATGGACGCCATCAATAGCTCATCGAAGAAAATTGTCGACATTATCGGCGTGATCGACGGCATCGCCTTCCAGACCAATATCCTGGCGCTGAACGCGGCGGTGGAAGCGGCGCGCGCCGGCGAACAGGGCCGCGGCTTTGCCGTGGTTGCCACCGAAGTGCGCAACCTGGCACAGCGGTCGAGCGCGGCGGCCAGGGAAATCAAGGCGCTGATCGCCGACTCCGTCAGCCAGGTCGACCAGGGTGCGCGGCTGGTCAGCCAGGCCGGCAGCACCATGGACGAAGTGGTGGCCAGCGTGGGCCGGGTCAGCGCCATCGTCGGCGAGATCAGCACGGCCAACCACGAGCAGAGCGAAGGCATCGAACAGATCAATGCCGCCATCATGCAGATGGACCAGACCACCCAGCAAAACGCGGCGCTGGTGGAACAGGCAGCCGCAGCGGCCGCCGCCATGCACGACCAGGCCGGCGAACTGGAAACGCTGGTCAGCCAGTTCAAGCTGGACCAGCAGCAAACAGGCCGACGTCAGTTGGCACTGGTTTGA
- the leuA gene encoding 2-isopropylmalate synthase translates to MMLQNPASKYRAFPPVKLTDRQWPNQIIDKPPIWMSTDLRDGNQSLIEPMSAEKKLRFFEMLIAIGLKEIEVGFPSASQTDFDFVRKLVDEKRIPDDVTIIVLTQSREELIRRTVESVVGAKRAIVHLYNSVAPVFRKVVFGMSREEITNIATTGTTLVKQLVAQHPETEWGFEYTPESFSTTELDFSKHICDAVSAIWKPTPANKMIINLPSTVECSTPNVYADQIEWMSRKLARRDSIIISVHPHNDRGTAVASAELAVMAGADRVEGCLFGNGERTGNVDLVTLAMNLYTQGVHPGLDFSDIDTVRKCVEECNQLPVHPRHPYAGDLVFTAFSGSHQDAIKKGFAKQQPDSIWEVPYLPIDPADLGRSYDAVIRVNSQSGKGGMAYLLEQEYGLVLPRRLQIEFSRAVQAVADATGREIAAQDIHDIFQKEYLEQTAPYAYGSHRMVEDTSSDESVQIDISLSHRQSPLALQGGGNGPIDAFVNALGLDIKLMDYHEHSIGSGANAKAACYVELRLDNGPTLFGAAIDSNIVTASFKAVLSAVNRRIKQTEGEKTTAAVTPAAAA, encoded by the coding sequence ATGATGTTGCAAAATCCAGCTTCCAAATACCGCGCCTTCCCTCCCGTCAAATTGACCGACCGTCAATGGCCAAACCAGATCATCGATAAACCGCCGATCTGGATGAGCACCGACTTGCGCGACGGTAACCAGTCGCTGATCGAGCCGATGAGCGCCGAGAAGAAGCTGCGATTCTTTGAAATGCTGATCGCCATCGGCCTGAAGGAAATCGAAGTGGGTTTCCCGTCCGCCTCGCAGACCGATTTCGACTTCGTGCGCAAACTGGTCGATGAAAAGCGCATCCCGGACGACGTCACCATCATCGTGCTGACGCAGTCGCGTGAAGAGCTGATCCGCCGCACGGTGGAATCCGTGGTCGGCGCCAAGCGCGCCATCGTCCACCTGTACAATTCGGTGGCCCCCGTGTTCCGCAAAGTCGTGTTCGGCATGTCGCGCGAAGAAATCACCAATATCGCCACCACCGGCACCACCCTGGTGAAACAGCTGGTCGCACAGCATCCGGAAACGGAATGGGGCTTCGAATACACGCCTGAATCGTTCTCGACCACCGAACTCGATTTCTCCAAGCATATCTGCGACGCCGTCAGCGCCATCTGGAAACCGACCCCGGCCAACAAGATGATCATCAACCTGCCGTCGACCGTCGAATGCAGCACGCCGAACGTGTATGCCGACCAGATCGAATGGATGTCGCGCAAGCTGGCGCGCCGCGATTCCATCATCATCAGCGTGCACCCGCACAATGACCGCGGCACGGCCGTCGCTTCCGCCGAGCTGGCCGTGATGGCCGGCGCCGACAGGGTCGAAGGCTGTTTGTTCGGCAATGGCGAGCGCACCGGCAACGTCGACCTGGTCACCCTGGCGATGAATTTGTACACGCAGGGCGTGCACCCGGGCCTGGATTTCTCCGATATCGATACCGTGCGCAAGTGCGTGGAAGAATGCAACCAGTTGCCGGTCCACCCGCGCCACCCGTATGCGGGCGACCTGGTGTTTACCGCGTTCTCCGGCTCGCACCAGGATGCGATCAAAAAAGGTTTTGCCAAGCAGCAACCGGACAGCATCTGGGAAGTACCGTACTTGCCGATCGATCCGGCCGACCTGGGCCGCAGCTACGACGCCGTGATCCGCGTCAACAGCCAGTCCGGCAAGGGCGGCATGGCGTACTTGCTGGAACAGGAATACGGCCTGGTCTTGCCGCGCCGCCTGCAGATCGAATTCTCGCGCGCCGTGCAAGCCGTGGCCGACGCCACCGGCCGCGAAATCGCCGCACAGGACATCCACGACATCTTCCAGAAGGAATACCTGGAACAGACCGCGCCCTACGCCTACGGCTCGCACCGCATGGTGGAAGACACCAGCAGCGACGAATCGGTGCAGATCGACATCAGCCTGTCGCACCGCCAGTCGCCACTGGCGCTGCAGGGCGGCGGCAATGGTCCGATCGACGCCTTCGTCAATGCGCTCGGTCTCGACATCAAGCTGATGGACTACCACGAGCACTCGATCGGTTCGGGCGCCAACGCCAAGGCCGCCTGCTATGTCGAGCTGCGCCTCGATAACGGCCCGACCCTGTTCGGCGCGGCCATCGACAGCAATATCGTCACCGCCTCGTTCAAGGCCGTCCTGTCGGCCGTGAACCGCCGCATCAAGCAAACGGAAGGCGAAAAAACAACAGCGGCGGTAACGCCAGCCGCCGCCGCGTAA
- a CDS encoding patatin-like phospholipase family protein: MLPKRLTLLALAAFVLAGCETPAPKTVQVLTPPEPVAVTPRKIKIGLALGGGAARGFAHIGVIKALESQGINADIVTGTSAGSVVGALYAAGNSGFALQKMAFDMDEAAISDWALPLFGKSSGVLKGEALQSYVNKAVGGVPLEKLKIPFGVVATDLKNGQPILFQRGNTGMAVRASSAVPGVFQPVVIAGHTYVDGGLVAPVPVRFARDMGADFIIAVNISSQTDTQKAISSMEVIMQTFAIMGQRINQFELKDADVVIQPSLGTMKGNDFASRNQAILAGEQATFAVMAQLKQKLKAKREQ; the protein is encoded by the coding sequence ATGCTCCCTAAACGCCTGACCCTGCTTGCCCTGGCCGCCTTTGTGCTGGCCGGCTGCGAAACTCCCGCCCCGAAAACCGTGCAAGTGCTGACGCCGCCCGAGCCGGTGGCTGTCACGCCGCGCAAGATCAAGATCGGGCTGGCGCTGGGCGGCGGCGCGGCGCGCGGCTTTGCCCATATCGGCGTGATCAAGGCGCTCGAATCGCAGGGCATCAATGCCGATATCGTCACCGGCACCAGCGCCGGCAGCGTGGTGGGCGCCTTGTATGCGGCGGGCAACTCCGGCTTTGCATTGCAAAAGATGGCGTTCGACATGGATGAGGCGGCGATCTCGGACTGGGCGCTGCCCCTGTTCGGCAAGTCGTCCGGCGTGCTCAAGGGCGAAGCGCTGCAAAGCTATGTGAACAAGGCGGTGGGCGGCGTGCCGCTGGAAAAACTCAAGATTCCGTTTGGCGTGGTGGCCACCGACCTGAAAAACGGCCAGCCGATCCTGTTTCAGCGTGGCAATACCGGCATGGCCGTGCGCGCCTCGTCGGCCGTGCCGGGCGTGTTCCAGCCGGTGGTGATCGCCGGCCATACCTACGTCGATGGCGGGCTGGTGGCGCCGGTGCCGGTGCGCTTTGCGCGCGACATGGGCGCCGACTTCATTATCGCCGTCAATATTTCCTCGCAAACCGATACCCAGAAAGCCATCAGCTCGATGGAAGTGATCATGCAGACCTTCGCCATCATGGGCCAGCGCATCAACCAGTTCGAACTGAAGGACGCCGACGTGGTGATCCAGCCCAGCCTGGGCACCATGAAAGGCAACGATTTCGCCAGCCGCAACCAGGCCATCCTGGCCGGCGAGCAGGCCACCTTTGCCGTGATGGCGCAGTTGAAGCAAAAGCTGAAGGCCAAACGCGAGCAATAA
- a CDS encoding heme-binding protein: MQSKPVLSLEDIKKIAAAAEAEAVKNNWAVAIAIVDDGGHLVWMQRMDGVAPISSHIAPSKAKTAALGRRESRIYEEMINGGRVSFLSAPEIDGLLEGGVPIIYDGHYVGAVGVSGVRSNEDAQIAKAGIAALTA, from the coding sequence ATGCAATCGAAACCGGTACTGAGCCTGGAAGACATCAAGAAAATCGCCGCCGCCGCCGAAGCGGAAGCGGTCAAGAACAACTGGGCGGTGGCGATCGCCATCGTCGATGACGGCGGCCATCTGGTGTGGATGCAACGCATGGACGGCGTGGCGCCGATCTCGTCGCATATCGCGCCCTCGAAAGCCAAGACGGCCGCGCTGGGTCGCCGCGAGTCGCGCATCTATGAAGAGATGATCAATGGCGGCCGCGTATCGTTCCTGAGCGCGCCGGAAATCGACGGCCTGCTCGAAGGCGGCGTGCCCATCATTTACGACGGCCACTATGTGGGCGCCGTTGGCGTGTCGGGCGTGCGCTCGAACGAAGATGCGCAGATTGCAAAAGCCGGTATCGCTGCCCTGACGGCCTAA
- the carA gene encoding glutamine-hydrolyzing carbamoyl-phosphate synthase small subunit, with the protein MPPFFSGPAVPAILALADGTIFKGFSIGAAGHTTGEVVFNTSMTGYQEILTDPSYSRQMVTLTYPHIGNTGVNPEDVESSKVHASGLIIRDLPLLASNFRSTLSLSDYLKAENIVAIAGIDTRKLTRILREKGAQGGAILVGTQGNEPSSAQALDLARSFPGLSGMDLAKVVSTKTAYEYRETEWTLGEGYGQLADADVKFHVVAFDYGVKRNILRMLTARGCKVTVLPAQATAEEALALNPDGIFLSNGPGDPEPCDYAIAATRALIEKGIPTFGICLGHQIMAIASGAKTLKMKFGHHGANHPVQDLETKQVLITSQNHGFAVDAATLPANCRVTHESLFDGSLQGFARTDKPAFCFQGHPEASPGPMDVAYLFDRFIKLMDAEEKKKNA; encoded by the coding sequence TTGCCGCCATTTTTTTCTGGCCCTGCCGTTCCAGCCATATTAGCGCTTGCTGATGGAACGATCTTCAAAGGTTTTTCGATCGGCGCCGCCGGTCATACCACGGGCGAGGTTGTTTTCAATACCTCGATGACCGGGTATCAGGAAATCCTCACCGACCCCAGCTATAGCCGCCAGATGGTCACCCTGACCTATCCGCATATCGGCAATACCGGTGTCAATCCGGAAGACGTCGAATCTTCCAAGGTTCATGCTTCCGGCCTCATCATTCGTGACCTGCCTTTGCTGGCATCCAATTTCCGTTCCACCCTTTCCCTGTCCGACTACCTGAAAGCTGAAAATATCGTCGCCATCGCCGGCATCGATACCCGCAAGCTCACGCGCATCCTGCGTGAAAAAGGTGCGCAGGGCGGCGCCATCCTGGTCGGCACGCAAGGCAACGAACCATCCTCCGCGCAAGCGCTGGACCTGGCCCGTTCCTTCCCCGGCCTGTCCGGCATGGACCTGGCCAAGGTCGTCTCGACCAAGACCGCCTATGAATACCGCGAAACGGAATGGACGCTGGGCGAGGGCTACGGCCAGCTGGCGGACGCCGACGTGAAATTCCACGTGGTCGCCTTCGACTACGGCGTCAAGCGCAATATCCTGCGCATGCTGACGGCGCGCGGCTGCAAGGTCACCGTGCTGCCGGCGCAGGCGACGGCCGAAGAGGCCCTGGCCCTGAATCCGGACGGCATCTTTTTGTCGAACGGTCCCGGCGACCCGGAGCCATGCGACTACGCCATCGCCGCCACCAGGGCACTGATCGAGAAGGGTATCCCGACCTTCGGCATCTGCCTCGGCCACCAGATCATGGCGATCGCTTCCGGCGCGAAAACGCTGAAGATGAAGTTCGGCCACCACGGCGCCAACCACCCGGTGCAAGACCTGGAAACGAAACAGGTCCTGATCACCTCGCAGAACCACGGTTTCGCCGTTGATGCAGCCACCTTGCCTGCCAATTGCCGCGTTACCCATGAATCGCTGTTCGACGGCTCCCTGCAGGGCTTTGCCCGCACGGACAAGCCGGCCTTCTGCTTCCAGGGTCACCCTGAAGCGTCGCCGGGCCCGATGGATGTTGCTTACCTGTTTGACCGCTTCATCAAGCTGATGGACGCGGAGGAGAAAAAGAAAAATGCCTAA